The genomic window ACGTGACCCAGCTTTTTGCAACCCCAGTGCTTGCTGTACTTCATTTACACTAGCTTGGGCGCTGTCGCGAGTGGCACGGTTTTGGTTAAGAGTCTGAAGCGATATACCGCCTGCATTGTAAAGTTGCTGATTACGAACAAAATCATCTTCTGCTTGGCGAAGGGTGGCTTGAGCGCTTTGCAAGCGGGCCTGTGCTTGGGCAATATCTTGAGAGCGATTGCCTGCTTGTACCTTTTGCAGATTCGCCTCGGCTTCGTCTAATACTCCTTGTGCTTGAGCAATATCTTGAGGGCGATTACCTGCGATCGCCTTTTGCAAATTCGCCTCGGCTTGTGCCAATTGTCCTTGAGCGGAGGTAAGCTGCCCCCGCAGGTTGGAATCATCCATGTAAGCTACAATCTGTCCTTGTTTGACGAGATCCCCTTCCTTTACCAGCAGTGTTTTCAAGATCCCTGAATTTTTCGGGCTGAGGTTGATTGACCGCTCAGGCTTGACCGTTCCGTTCGCTGAAACTGTGATTGTTAAACTCTGCCTTTCTACAGGTCTTGTCAGCACCCGGCGTCTGGCTTCTTGACGGGAAACAACTGTTACTTGGTAATAAACTCCATAGCCAATTCCACCCAAAAGGCAAAGAGCAATTAGCCAAGAGAGCCAATTACGTCTGCCCTTTTTTTTCTTTACCTCTGGAACCAAAATTGAGGAATCTACGGTATTTGATGTATCAATTTTCATATCCATTTTGTCTATAAAGAACGGCTACCGAGCTAGTTATTCACGGCTAAAACTATAGCCTGGTAGCCCTAATACTGACAATTATTTTGAGTTATTGGTGTTTTAAAGGTTTACTTGCAGTACCAATCCACTAGGAAGTCTGTAGTAACCATCACGCTCTCTCACTAATCTCCCAGCAGGAACAATTTCCTGATTGGGAAGAAGAATATCCCCGTTGGGAAGTCTGAAATAACCTTGATTACGCAGTCTGACTATGTTCCTAACAGGAATAATTTGCCCATTGGGATATCTGATGTCACCATTACCAAGTCTGACTACTCTGCTATAGGGTTGGTTGTCGCGGTTCCAATTGCCCCGATCTCTAAGGTTTCTGACTTCTCCAGGATTGGATCTGCCGTCGCGGTTCCAATTACCCCTGTCTCTCAGGTTTCTGACTTCTCCAGAATTGGATCTGCCGTCATGGTTCCAATTGCGCCTGTCTCCAGGGTTGCTGTCTTCTCTATAGTTGCGTCTGCCGTCGCGATCCCAATCTTGATCACGTTGACCAACAACGTAGACTTTCGTCTGGGCACTTGCAGGCGCAGTCAAGAGAGTGGGAACAATGATTAGGGCAGCAGCAGCTAAGACTATCGATACACGGTTTGCTTTTAACATGGAATTGACTCCTTATTTACATTAAAATTCTATTTTGCTGAGGTTCCGATTCAGTAATTTAAACAGTTGCTTTTGTTTTGGCATCAAGATGTCTAACATTTACAACCTCGTATAAATTCATACATAATAATTATGACTTAAAAATTCCCAACCGATGTATGACCAAAGTCACTAGTAATTCCAGACTGATGTATGACGAAAGTCATCAGTTTTTATAATAGGTACTGGGCAAGGGGAGACGCGACTAAATATTTCTACAAATCTCTTTGCGTCTCGGTGTAAGAGCGTCCCGGCGTCAGTTTACTTAATCCTAGGTTGGTGCAATTCCTTGCCAGATAAGATCCACAATACTCAGGATAAATACTGATGCTTCTGTGGTAGGCTCTCCAGAATTTAAGTAACTTCCTATTGTTAATTCGGCAGTTGGCATACTGACTTGGGAGGACATTTGTTCTACGAAAACGTAGTTCATCACCGATCCTATTAAGATATGAGCCACTGTCTTGGCATCGCAAGGGCGAAGGCGGTCTTGATTGATCTCACGTTCTAAGAAAGCAGTCAGTACTTTGACATCTTGCATCGGTCTTGGCTGTTTGCCTTCAAGTTCTACGATCGCATTGCCTCGCGATCGCAGCATCATGATCCGAGGCAGCACCTCGTGATAAAATTCCATAATCTGGAGACAAATATTGATTAGGTTTTCTTTGAGATCCCCTTTGCCACCAAGAGATTCCAACTCGTTCACCCACAGGGGTTTTTCTGGAATTCCCATCGCCGCAAAAAATAATTCTTCTTTCGTTGAGAATCGCTTGAAAATTGAAGCTTCAGAAATACCAGCTTGTTGAGCAATTTCTAAGGTTGAAGCACCAAATCCTTGTTGCAGGAAAACTTGCCGAGCCGCTTCTAAGATTTGCTGATTGGTGATTCTGGGTATCCGAGGCATAAATAAGTAAGTGGTTACTTATTAATTTATTGCCTTTGTGCTTGGGATGTCAAGAACTAATGACGTAAGATTTTACTGCCGTCAACAGCCCAGATCGTTTAAGCTAGCTGAAAGATTCTTTGATTAGTGGCTTAAAGGCGGTAGTGTGCCTAAATATGTTCGTTTGATTTCTCTTCTAATGGTTTGTAGTTTGTGGAGTATGCCACAAGCCGCTAACGCGCAGGCATTAATACCCCATACATTGCAAGTAGATTCAGAGAAGCAGGGGTTGAGGTTGGCACAGGAAGCGGCTCAACTCGCTCAGTTTCAACAGGTTGAATTAGCTTTGCCACTAGCGCGGCTGGCTAGTAACCTGGCTTCCAAAAATGAGAAGGTGTGGTTGCTCTTAGGTGGATTGCAGCTACAAACTAAAGAGTTTGACGCGGCGATTACTAGCCTGAAAAAAGCGCAATCTATCAATCCCAAAAATGGTGAGATTCTGTTTGCTTTGGGTTCAGCTAATTTTCAGCAGAAAAATTACCAGGCATCTGTTGTCAATTACCAAGACGGTTTGAAGTTAAAACCCAATGATCCAGAAGGGTTATTTAATTTGGGTAATGCTTACTTTCTGCTGGGTCGATTCCCAGATGCGATCACACAGTACAATAAAGCCGTCTCCCAAGATAAAAAATTCTGGCCGGCGCTGAACAATATTGGCTTAATCAACTACGAACAGGGTGATACCCCCGGAGCAATTAAGCGATGGCAATCTGCTATAACTCTTGAGAAGCAAGCCGCAGAACCTTTATTGGCCTTGGCAGTGGCACTGTATACTAAAGGCGATCGCCAACAAGGACTAACCTTTGGAGAAGCTGCACTCCGCATCGATCAGCGCTATGCTAGCTTGGATTTTCTCAAAGAAAATCTCTGGGGCGATCGCCTACTGTCTGATACGAAAAAATTCCTAGAATCACCCCGTATTCAAGCAGCCCTACTGCAACGAGATAACTCATCATCAGCCCCTCAACAACAGCCTACCCAATAGAAGTGCTGAGTTAGGAGTTAGGAGTTAAAAGTTAAGAGTTAAAAGTTAGGAGTTGGCAGTTCAATATTTCAACTCCTCACTCATAACCGGAG from Nostoc sp. UHCC 0926 includes these protein-coding regions:
- a CDS encoding TetR/AcrR family transcriptional regulator; translated protein: MPRIPRITNQQILEAARQVFLQQGFGASTLEIAQQAGISEASIFKRFSTKEELFFAAMGIPEKPLWVNELESLGGKGDLKENLINICLQIMEFYHEVLPRIMMLRSRGNAIVELEGKQPRPMQDVKVLTAFLEREINQDRLRPCDAKTVAHILIGSVMNYVFVEQMSSQVSMPTAELTIGSYLNSGEPTTEASVFILSIVDLIWQGIAPT
- a CDS encoding tetratricopeptide repeat protein, with protein sequence MPKYVRLISLLMVCSLWSMPQAANAQALIPHTLQVDSEKQGLRLAQEAAQLAQFQQVELALPLARLASNLASKNEKVWLLLGGLQLQTKEFDAAITSLKKAQSINPKNGEILFALGSANFQQKNYQASVVNYQDGLKLKPNDPEGLFNLGNAYFLLGRFPDAITQYNKAVSQDKKFWPALNNIGLINYEQGDTPGAIKRWQSAITLEKQAAEPLLALAVALYTKGDRQQGLTFGEAALRIDQRYASLDFLKENLWGDRLLSDTKKFLESPRIQAALLQRDNSSSAPQQQPTQ